The Balaenoptera acutorostrata chromosome 15, mBalAcu1.1, whole genome shotgun sequence genome contains a region encoding:
- the MGME1 gene encoding mitochondrial genome maintenance exonuclease 1 has product MKVFQTICRQLKSSKGFSVEPAPCVVFSTSSYLCGRKKKVNPYEEVDQEKYSDLVRSVLSFRGHAQAPQSLFEEDDLLYGPVRKCKAPKQEEAGVPRNWCPLFNPEKSGKPSATSDPTIPLKIPLQRNMIPSVTRILQQTMTSEQISCLERWKRRMILELGEDGFAEYTSNMFLQGKRFHEALESILSPQGNLKEPDENLLKSGYIQSIQHVLRDVSGVQALESAVKHETLKYVGLLDCVADYQGKLCVIDWKTSEKQKPFIQNTFDNPLQVVAYVGAVNHDINYSFQVQCGLIVVAYKDGSPAHPHFMDAELCSQYWAKWLLRLEEYTKKEKNQNIQKLV; this is encoded by the exons atgAAGGTATTTCAGACCATCTGCAGGCAGCTTAAAAGTTCAAAGGGGTTTTCTGTAGAACCAGCCCCCTGTGTGGTCTTCTCCACTTCCTCTTATTTGTGTGGCCGGAAGAAAAAAGTGAACCCTTATGAAGAAGTGGACCAAGAAAAGTACTCTGATTTAGTAAGGTCTGTCTTGTCATTCAGAGGCCATGCTCAGGCGCCACAGTCTTTGTTTGAGGAAGATGATTTACTCTATGGACCTGTGAGGAAGTGTAAGGCCCCAAAGCAAGAAGAAGCAGGAGTTCCACGAAACTGGTGTCCTCTCTTCAATCCAGAGAAAAGCGGAAAACCAAGTGCAACAAGTGATCCTACAATTCCTTTGAAAATCCCTTTGCAAAGGAATATGATACCAAGTGTGACCCGAATCCTTCAGCAGACCATGACCTCAGAACAGATTTCCTGTTTGGAGAGGTGGAAACGTCGGATGATTCTGGAACTGGGAGAGGATGGCTTTGCAGAATATACTTCAA ACATGTTTTTACAAGGGAAACGGTTTCATGAAGCCTTGGAAAGCATACTGTCACCCCAGGGGAACTTAAAAGAGCCTGATGAAAATCTCCTCAAATCTGGCTACATCCAAAGTATCCAGCACGTTCTGAGAGATGTCAGTGGAGTGCAGGCTCTGGAAAGTGCTGTTAAACATGAGACCCTAAAGTATGTAGGTCTGCTGGACTGTGTAGCTGATTATCA GGGCAAGCTGTGTGTGATTGATTGGAAGACATCGGAGAAGCAAAAGCCTTTCATCCAAAATACATTTGACAACCCGCTGCAAGTCGTGGCTTATGTTGGTGCCGTAAACCATGACATCAACTACAGCTTTCAG GTTCAGTGCGGCTTGATCGTGGTTGCCTACAAGGACGGGTCCCCTGCCCACCCGCATTTCATGGACGCAGAGCTCTGCTCCCAGTACTGGGCAAAGTGGCTTCTTCGACTGGAAGAAtatacaaagaaggaaaagaaccaGAATATTCAGAAACTAGTTTAA